Proteins encoded by one window of Vigna radiata var. radiata cultivar VC1973A chromosome 5, Vradiata_ver6, whole genome shotgun sequence:
- the LOC106761820 gene encoding histidine-containing phosphotransfer protein 1, whose protein sequence is MSYYEFCGRTTFAFKYEYWHSRDNNRSLVLLGLGVNKLYCYSAACCLIFHCIRWFNQFAKTGLPLWMLGFGADLLWADMNRLLAFLFHQGVLDEQFLQLQQLQDEASPNFVSEVVNIYFHESEKLLNNLRGLLMERELSDYKKMGIHLNQFMGSSSSIGAKRVTNICVAFRAATDQSNRAGCLRALEMLEHEYCYLKNKLHELFQIEQQRALVAGVRYPVQNQ, encoded by the exons ATGAGTTATTACGAATTTTGTGGTAGAACAACGTTTGCCTTTAAATACGAGTATTGGCATTCCCGTGACAACAATAGAAGCCTTGTTCTTCTTGGTCTTGGTGTCAATAAGTTATACTGTTATAGTGCTGCCTGCTGCTTAATCTTCCATTGCATACGGTGGTTTAATCAATTCGCCAAAACGGGTCTCCCTCTGTGGATGCTTGGTTTCGGTGCGGACCTCTTGTGGGCCGACATGAACCGTCTACTTGCTTTTCTTTTCCACCAG GGAGTGTTGGATGAACAGTTTTTGCAGCTTCAACAGCTGCAAGATGAGGCCTCCCCCAACTTCGTCTCTGAGGTCGTCAACATTTATTTTCACGAGTCCGAGAAGCTACTCAACAATCTCAGAGGATTGCT AATGGAAAGGGAGTTATCAGATTACAAGAAAATGGGAATCCATTTGAATCAGTTCATGGGAAGCAGCTCAAGCATTGGTGCCAAGAGAGTCACAAACATTTGCGTTGCCTTTCGTGCTGCTACAGACCAGAGCAACCGTGCAGG ATGCCTGAGAGCGTTGGAGATGCTGGAGCATGAATACTGCTATCTCAAGAACAAGTTGCATGAATTGTTCCAA ATAGAGCAGCAACGTGCTTTGGTAGCTGGAGTAAGATACCCTGTGCAGAACCAATAA